Within Cydia fagiglandana chromosome 25, ilCydFagi1.1, whole genome shotgun sequence, the genomic segment CTGCTGATCTGCATCGGCGAGACTTACGCATCCTGGGAAGTGAGTTACCAGGAGAAGGCGTTGGGTCTCTGCAGGGGTAGATGTGTATGTGCCATCGGGTTTACGCAGTGAGCCCAATTGTGATGTGGGCTTGTGCGCTAAGGTTTTCCTTACCCGGTTGGCGTGGTCAAGTGTTTCAATGCTGCTGCAGAAGTTCCTCCATGACAGGGATCTCCAGTACCGCAATCTTTTTTTGTACCTGGCCTTGGCTTCGTAGTAGTTATCCCAGTCCACCTCAGCCGTTGTGTTCATGGCCCTGTTGAAGAGTCTTCTGGTTTTCCCCCGGAGTCTCTCCAGTTCAGGGCCCCACCACTGGTGACCCTTTATGGCAGACCTTGCCGGTGGTTTTAAGGGGCACGCCTTGTGGTAGCTGTCTACGAGGGTATCAGTTAAGATATTTACCTGCTGTTCTATCTGAGCCGGTTCCCGAAGGTCATCCCTCGGTGGAAGCCGGTCAAGGCTTTCCCCTAGGACCTTCCTAAAAGTGGCTCGGTCCGTTTTCCTGGGATTCCTCCGGGCGGTTGGTGTGTCTCTAGATGCTAGTAGATTGAAGCGAATCCATCTATGGTCTGAGCAGGAGGCCTCCTGGGAGACATGCCATCCCATAATTAGTTCACTGACCTCCTCCGAAGCCAGAGTCAGGTCGATAATCGTTCTGCatcgtttgtttacaaatgttgGTTCAGCGCCTATATTTAGAATGTTTAGATTAGTAGTCACAAGATATTCAACAAGTGTCTTACCCCTGTTGTTGCTGGTCTCCATTCCCCACAGCGGGTGGTGTGCGTTGGAGTCGGCCCCGATGATTATTGCGAGGCCTGATCTCTCGCAGTGGTTGACCAGTCGTAGTAGTTCGGCAGGCGGTGGCTCGTCCTCTCCGGGCATGTACACCGAGGCAAGGACTAGGTCGCGACAGCCTGTTGGCAGTGGAACTTGTAGTTTAATCGCACACAGGTCTCTGGAACAGAATTCAGTGAGCGGTTGTGCAATAATATTGTTAGTAGTTAGGATGCATGCCCTAGGGACGGCATGTACCGTGGAGTAGTAGAGCTTACCTTTAGTGTCGGACAGCCCGCGTATGTATCCATTGCCCGCCCATGGTTCTTGTAGGAGGGCAATGGCTGTTGGCAAACCTACCAGGCAGCGTCTGAGCTGGGCCGTAGCGGCCACGCTGTGCTGGAGGTTTGCTTGGATGACACTAGTTAGTGTCCATGTTGTCGGTGGTGGGGGCAGCATCTTGCATCTCCCCTCCCTCCTTAAACATGTCAGCCAACCCCGACTCTATCCAAGCCGACAAGTCCTCACCCTCGGATGATGTCCCGGCTGGTCCCTCACCAGTGCCAAGTAGCTCATCTTCCGAGAGTTCGGGTATCGTCGGCTTGGGTAGATGCAGGGGGGCAACTTTCTCCCCGGAGACAGACTTGCTCTGCTCGGAGGTGCCCGCGGCTTGTTCAGTGGGGACCTGTGCTCCCGTTACCTTTAGGGTGGAACCTTGCAGGGTGGGAGGCTGGTCCAGGTATTTGCCTCCGGGACCCCTGAACCTGAGGTAGACATTGCCCACCCCACAGTTCAGGGATCTCCCCCTCTCCATGAAGGCGGGGACGAGGTCTTCGGGGATTGTAAACTCGACAAACCACCCCTGGTCTTGCCGCAGTATTTGTATAATGGACCAAGATCCAACCTTGGCCCATTCGTTCTGGTACCTTAGTCCGTCAGCTGCCTGACGGACGTCTTCCCAGGACGAGTTGTTGATGTTCGGTATCAGGAGCCCGCACTTAATTCTCCTTGCCATCTCCGACTGGCGTACCGCCTTAAGGGAGATATCTGGCAAGGTTAGGGCCTGGACACATCGCTGAGACCAGGCGGCCGAGTATTCGTCTTCTGCGAAGACCCTCAGCTGCCCCTCAGCGAAGATGGGCTTGCCCTTGAATTTGGGTGGCCTGGCTCCTGGGAGGTTTCTCCTAGCCTCCTCCACGATTGCTTGGTGCAACCCGCGGAGGATGGCGTTGGAGTGGTCAGCGGTTATCTTCCCCGACTTCGCGTCAGTGATGACGATTGTCAGGTCGGATACCGCTGCTTGTGCATACGACAACGGTTGGCTTGGGCTCACTAGTCGCTGCTTTTTGTTATCTCCTTGCGGGGAGAAGGACTCGTCTCGCATCCTTTTAGCAGCGGCTCGTGCGAGCTTACCAGGTCGTCGTTTGGGTGGATCTGCGGTCGAACCCGTAGGGCTGCCGCCCGACGTTCCAGCCTTAGGGGGTAGGGTGGAACCTGTTCCCTTCGGCGGAGGCCTGGCAGCAGCAGCCTGCTTGTTCGGCGCCGGTTTGGGTGCCGGCTTCTGGGAAGCCTGCACACCCACACCGGTTGCAGAGTGTGTCGGTGTTGGTGTGTTGCCCAGCTGCTGCTCTCGCGCTAGGCGAGCTGCACGCCTCTGGTTcttgttcttcttcttcttcttagccACCCCACCTTGACATTTAACAGGGGGGGGTGGGTTAGAAGAAGGATTCACAGGTCTGGCAGGGTGAGGCTTCCCAGCAGGGGGTCGCTTCTTGGACCTACGGTCCACTACCTGCCAGTCCTGGAAGGGGTTTGGGCCGGTCTGCACCCCAGATGAACTGGGTTGCGGACAGGCTGGGTTTCCGGTCTGACGCACTGTCACAGGAACAGCTTGTCTCGCCTGTGTGGCTTCACCATTAGCGATGGACGCTGCTGGATCAGCTTGGGGGTTTTCGTTCGACCTGGTATCCATAGTGCGTAACGATTTGCTTCATCCTCATCGGCTCCCACCCTACAAGGGCCCACACCTTTGGGAACGCCTACTCACACATATAAAAGGTGCTTTCAGTCGTTAGGACACCGACTCGGGTATAGAAGTGAGAAGTTGGCTAGTTGCGCGACATCGGAAATGTGTGAAGGTGGGGCGTCGGGTCGTCCAGGTCAGACGCCCTCCGCCCGATTCACCTAAACGCACTTCGTCAGCATGGCCTTTCACCACCGCATCAGCAGCCGAAACTGCCTCTGCGGCCCTCTCACTTCTCGCCGTGAGCCCACCTACGGTTCCTCACTAGACCATTTCCCGGACTGTGGCTAGTAGCCCGGGCCACCGTTTTGCCCGAAATTAGGGCCGAAGCAGACGTGTTGCCACGCGGGTTGGCAATGGCTCAATCCCCAGGATCCCGTCATCCTTGCGTACGGCGCTCAACTGTGCAGGTCCTAGCACAGGCAGGTTATGTATAGGTCGTCAGTAGTAACCTACACCTACTGACAACACCAGTGTGGATGTTAGCCGCCACTAGAAAGAGGCACGAATGCCAGTCGCTAGTGACGTTGCCCAGGGTGGACCGGGGGTGACAGACGGACCTTTGGGCGGGCCGAAGCCCACCCAAACTTCCCCCTGTCTCCCGCTCGGGGAGGTCATCACACCACTCCACCcctttatttattactttttaaaagCACACTAACAGTAACAAAGTGCAATGtgctgtttttattttaatttgtaggTATTACTAGTACATAATACGTATAAGTGCCCTTATTATAgactttcttttttttaattacaaaatttgTTTAGATTCAAATTATTCAGCCAGAGAATGTTATAGTCTAAATAATGCtctaatcactacaccttataaaacaaagtccccccccgcgtctgtctgttcgtatgttcgtgataaacccaaaactactgaacagatttttatgcggttttcacctatcaacagagtgattcatgacgaaggtttaggtgtatttgtTAACCCATGCAAAGCTAGGTTAACAAATTAATAGTCTAGACTCTAGGTGTTTGGTGCATACATTAATGCAATTATTTGATAAACTACATTTCTATAATTAGACCCATGTTGCATCATCCTGATTGCCTAATCAATTTagataaaaacaaacaaatgcATTTTGTTATCTACAAACCTGTTTATATTAGGTGCATGCGcattcgcgcggactcatttctaggttcgaaatgagtgcgcgtgcaagtatgtggaatttttaaattgttttaaaattataaacgaGTACGATTTTGATCtgactgtttcttaaaaccattttgtttattccgaaatcaagcagttactatccagtatccggccgaatagtaggacacttcccggtatccggccggatagtgaAATAagggccggataggccggataccggatagtaaccgaatatccggtgcatctctagttatttctatttaattttgtacaaacagcaacactcctaactgtccattggtgaaccttattacaaaaggcataaggtccaccgatggacagttaacagtgtgggtgatgATATTATGTAGCTGCATTGATATCTTGTACAATAACAAATTCATATGGCCCGACAAATATGATATCAGATTTAATATACATTACTTACACAGATATTGAAAGACCGTCAATGACATTAGGAGAACTCGTATTTGGCATTCTTATGAAAGGCTGGTCAGCGatcaagctgatctgatgaagtccaaacagtggcggatttgcagtctttacCGCCCTTGGCCCCAGGCCATGTAGTAAGTACTTCCTAGTTGCCCCTTTCTCAGGCaggactagggttgccaacttttttttggtggaatatagtattttccagaataaggcgtctaaaatatagtacatttaaaaaaaatatagtacttttagataaaatactaaatatgagtgtaataggagcattccatgaaattgtctaccgttgtcccgtacaaacgcgaagtttctgaagatctaaaggtataagagtttctttttctatgacaaatggtcaaaaatatgcacagaaaaataatcgcctgctttaaatgccgagaaaagtcgcaacacaggaaatacaatgcgtttgtacgggacagcccgtggaatgctccaatatatgtttaatcggaaatatagtattttagcgtactatatatttttccaaaagtatatagtacagagagccaaaatatagtacaatactatataatatagtacggttggcaaccctaggcaGGACCCACCACATAGACTGCCGCCTGAGGCTACTGGGTCTTAAGGGTAATCTGCCACTGAGTCCAAAGGTGATACATACAACAACGCAATTTTGAGGGGTTCTGACTGGTTCTGACTGCTCTGAGGTTGTTATAAATTCAACGAGAAGTCTTGAAAGACAAATACAGTTGGCCATAAAAGTTTACacctaaaataaaacttttgatataaaacctaaatcaatttaagtacctattttaattttttattttttacataccCTGCACCGACTGTGTTTGGCATACAGGTTGAGTGGTAGAGAATGCCGTGTGGGATTTAGCCCGCCTTTTATAGTTGCATAATTATGCTGAGTAATAAAGTTGAAAAACACAAattgaaaagtaatttagtaaATGGGTgcattatctttttttttatattctgtcccatcagccaggtgataaattgataatactAGCATAGTTTGTTAAAATAAAGCGTATCCTACATTCCACTGATTTGCTTAGAAGGTGACTCATTATGAATAGGGCTTATAACtgccatacaaaattttggttattttaaatgtaatagTGACCCAGACCAAGGATGTAATAGCGACCCAGGCGACCATAACTATGGCAAcaagtgacaagaaaaagttgatttacccaaatttcaaatttatttacaGGCTATGCAGTCTCGACAGAATACAGAAGTCGGAGAAGATGATCGCCAAACTGCCGTCCACGCACCAGCGGCGGCTCGAGAAATACAAGTCTTACCTCTCCAAGTTTAAGAAATGTCTGGACATCAACAACAGTGTGGTACATCTAATTATCAAGGTAATTTCATTTTCTAAGCTAAGATAGGCCTCAGAATTCCTATAGTTGACTATGTCGtttatagaaattaaaaagaGCAGGGGGCCTAAATGAGATCCTTGAGGTACACGATACACCTGACGAGGAAAAAATGGCATTCACTGCTTCCCATTAGCCACAGACAGTTAACGGTCCATTAGATACGATCTGAACCAACGCAATGGGTCACCAATGCTACATCTTGGAAGTTTATCCAGTAATAGCACGTGTTTACTGTATCGAATGCTTTACTGAAATCAGTCGTCAATAAGGGTAGGGATACAACATTACAAAAGTTAAAGATGATCGCCAAACTGCCGTCCACGCACCAGCGGCGGCTCGAGAAATACAAGTCTTACCTCTCCAAGTTTAAGAAGTGTCTGGACATCAACAACAGTGTGGTACATCTAATTATCAAGGTAATTTCGTTTTCTAAGCTAAGATAGGCCTCAAAATTCCTATAGTTGACTATGTCGtttatagaaattaaaaagaGCAGGGGGCCTAAATGAGATCCTTGAGGTACACGATACACCTGACGAGGAAAAAATGGCATTCACTGCTTCCCATTAGCTACAGACAGTTAACGGTCCATTAGATACGATCTGAACCAACGCAATGGGTCACCAATGCTACATCTTGGAAGTTTATCCAGTAATAGCACTTGTTTACTGTATCGAATGCTTTACTGAAATCAGTCGTCAATAAGGGTAGGGATACAACATTACAAAAGTTAAAGATGATCGCCAAACTGCCGTCCACGCATCAGCGCCGGCTCGAGAAATACAAGGCCTACCTCTCCAAGTTTAAGAAGTGTCTGGACATCAACAACAGTGTGGTACATCTAATTATCAAGGTAATTTGTTACCTAAGGTAAGATTGGCtttatagttcttttttttagcattagaaaaaaggtaaacattcttaatgtgtcttttaaatgaaaaacacgttttaaaaataagtcacggcaaatatgtaacaactatgaatctaatacgatcatttattttgttctgctttcataagtaatagttactgatttttaaaaaccgtttttaaattaaaagacatgtcaagattgcttaatgctaaaaaacgaactataaaattataatagaagggagtgttttaaatctacACGAGTTTCCCACTTTTCGCACTAGTATCTTAATGTACTATTTTGGCATACAGAGTAgggtttaagaaaaaaaaaatttgttaaTTTTTCAACAGGACGTGGACACAATGTTTGAGAACGTGGACCACACGACGACGGACAACGGGAGCAACGGCGCGGAGAGTTTCGGCTGCAACTACAACAACTGTGAGATTAGCTCGCACAAGCAGCATAAGATGCAGCACGACGTTGACAAggtatgatgatgattgattacAACTTGCATGAGTGGATGGACGTCATGGACGGACTGACATACATACAGACAGTTTCGGCTGCAACTACAACAACTGCGAATAAAACATCATATTGACTGATAATAGGAATAGGGTTAAATCTAATTTTTCAGAGATGAATTTTGAATGTCAATAttagtacagcgccatctaccgAATTATATAAACTTCTCTCTCTTACAGGTAGTGTCAGTCCTGAAGAACATAGTCCGTGACTGGAGCGCGCTCGGCGCCGCGGAGCGCGATCAGTGCTACAAGCCCATATTAGAGGAGATGGAGGAGAGGTTCCCACTCGACGAATACAGGTAGGCATTTAATCAGGTAGTATTCTGGATGAATACAGGTACGTATATGTTTAATACATTCGGGTAGTGTCGGTACTGAAGAACATAGTCCGCGACTGGAGCCCATACACAAGCCCATATTAGAGGAGATGGAAGAGAGGTTCCCACTGGACGAATATATGTAGGCATTTAATTAGGTAGTATTCTGGATGAATACAGGTACATATTTAATACATTCAGGTAGTGTCGGGGCTAATCTTTACTTTATGGACCGTCGATTTGGAGGGTGTGTTGGGTATGGGGGGGTAGAGGGTGCAAAGGGCTACCCCCTAGTCCAACCCCCATGGCGCGGAACCCCATGGTTATGGAGATATCCATGgttaaagtttgtatgaaattactatgaaataaagGAGAAATGTCATAGCAGATGTCGATAGGTGCCGTTTTGTGTtaatttatattactttttatacCACACCACCATCCTCAAGGTCACCAAAATCTCAAGGTCACGAAATTTTATGGTCTCCAAAATCTCAAGGCGCGCCCCCCCTCACCCCTCACCCCCTCCCCCTTCAAATTTTGCTGTAATCCCTTATTTCATAGtaattccatacaaactttaaccATGGATATCTCCATAACCATGGGGTTCCGCGCCATGGGGGTTGGACTATGGGGTAGCCCTCTCCCCCCCctaacccctcccccccctcccCACCCCAAAAATCGACGGTCCATAAAGTAAAGATTTACCAGTGTCGGTacgtgtgagcggctcaggggttaTATATTTATGCGTATCTCCGTTTTGAAACTCGGGTCTtccgagcccggtcatttataaggtgtgcgtggggatatagatccaacacgtagaggccttttggagagatttgatgtcatgtGGAACgcctatatttttattattatttgtatctccttcgatatcacgggcctataatcccggttttttgataggcttgcgtggggacacagatccaacacgtagaggccccttggagagctttaatgtcatgtagaacgcctgctggaacccgttcacaggtgcaacaatagacacccatgaaccggtctcagcaggcattgggactattgtagcaaaagtgaatagtataccggtctatggattgaagtttgggtggactatgagactgggctattgtaaagagttcggacacctgccataacaatgctaacacacgttatcgaggcaggtggtgacttgccgctgactagatgggcccctgaaactgccgtcgtgaagacgaccaggggcaacatcggtgtgagcggctcaggggtgtcgagaggtgtgcgccgctttctacccagtggctgttaccagccactgtgccaactcgcgtcttatgcatctttcacttccacccctggagcatatagctctagcgactcctctctggacggccaattaaggcaagccagagctgagagtcctgcgggtccccttgggttccactccgaccgacgaagacacgccggagacggagaccctgaccgactctcgggagcactcgggtccgtggggtcgttactccccaacagctcgccacaagctatttattattattattatgatgtTGATTAGTATTATTGTTTTCAGTGAACGCAGCCGCATCAAAGTCCTAGTCCCTGGCGCTGGGCTCGGCCGCCTCGCGTGGGAGATCGCAGCTCGAGGCTACAGCTGCCAGGGCAACGAGTTCTCACTCTTCATGCTGTTTGCGAGCAACTTCATACTCAACCGGTGCCCTGAGGTGAGATATTATATGTGTAGCGTTCACAACCACTGACACAGAGTATATAGCTGCACGTACAAGGATCGAAGTGTGCCGGACTGGTCACAACGCGTGGGAGATCGCAGCCCGAGGCTACAGCTGCCAGGGCAACGAGTTCTCACTCTTCATGCTGTTTGCGAGCAACTTCATACTCAACCGGTGCCCTGAGGTGAGATATTATATGTGTGGCGTTCACAACCACTGAGACA encodes:
- the LOC134676964 gene encoding uncharacterized protein LOC134676964 codes for the protein MLPPPPTTWTLTSVIQANLQHSVAATAQLRRCLVGLPTAIALLQEPWAGNGYIRGLSDTKGKLYYSTVHAVPRACILTTNNIIAQPLTEFCSRDLCAIKLQVPLPTGCRDLVLASVYMPGEDEPPPAELLRLVNHCERSGLAIIIGADSNAHHPLWGMETSNNRGVTDSPLCRGCMEKEETASHVVLECSGLAPYRAKHLGSPRDLPEVLLNIKGLIGFLEELGWQD